One genomic region from Pogona vitticeps strain Pit_001003342236 chromosome 12, PviZW2.1, whole genome shotgun sequence encodes:
- the LOC110089258 gene encoding methionyl-tRNA formyltransferase, mitochondrial isoform X3, producing the protein MWSKEAWNSVGDRQPWIRLPWFPLDASATTRLAPGPAHAACSPRPQLCLRNRASALDVIAARRQRLREEEEAGGGAMRGWLWRVGRDGWRRAHGTAAAGELPRRRAGPPWRVLFFGTDDFSVETLRALQAAREPRPNALVDHLEVVTVQPQLPRGLPVKNYAEQSQLPVHFWPDVASCEHFDVGVVASFGHLLHEDLILKFPYGVLNVHPSCLPRWRGPAPIIHTVLHGDTVTGVTIMQIRPKRFDVGPIIKQETIPVPPNCTAKELESVLSKLGADMLIAVLEHLAESLRNKREQPKEGTTAAPKVTAAKSCIEWEEQAPEQILRMHRALGTLMPLRTLWMGSVVKLLDLAAVETLPDFIGRLGWSKDRDP; encoded by the exons ATGTGGAGCAAGGAGGCTTGGAACTCGGTGGGCGATCGGCAGCCATGGATACGGTTGCCATGGTTTCCACTTGACGCTTCGGCCACGACTCGTTTGGCTCCTGGCCCCGCCCACGCCGCCTGCTCTCCCCGCCCGCAACTGTGCCTTCGGAATCGGGCGAGCGCGCTTGACGTCATCGCCGCGCGACGCCAACgcctgagggaggaggaggaggcgggcggaGGGGCGATGAGGGGCTGGTTGTGGCGGGTCGGGCGGGACGGCTGGAGGCGGGCTCACGGGACGGCGGCGGCCGGGGAGCTTCCCAGGAGGCGAGCGGGGCCGCCCTGGAGGGTCCTTTTCTTCGGCACCGACGACTTCTCCGTAGAGACGCTCCGCGCCCTCCAGGCCGCTCG GGAGCCCAGACCGAATGCTCTTGTAGACCATCTGGAGGTGGTGACTGTACAGCCCCAGCTGCCAAGAGGACTGCCTGTCAAGAACTATGCAGAGCAGTCTCAACTCCCTGTCCACTTCTGGCCAGATGTTGCCTCGTGCGAGCACTTTGACGTCGGTGTGGTGGCATCAtttggccatcttctccatgaGGACCTCATCTTGAAGTTCCCATA TGGCGTATTGAATGTCCATCCCAGCTGTCTTCCGAGATGGCGTGGCCCCGCGCCAATCATCCACACAGTACTCCATGGAGATACAGTTACTGGGGTGACAATAATGCAGATTAGGCCAAAGAG GTTTGATGTAGGTCCCATAATTAAACAGGAAACCATTCCAGTTCCACCCAACTGCACGGCAAAAGAATTGGAGTCAGTGTTATCCAAACTGGGTGCAGACATG CTCATTGCTGTTCTAGAACACTTAGCCGAAAGTTTAAGGAACAAGAGAGAGCAGCCAAAGGAAGGAACAACAGCTG cTCCTAAAGTTACTGCTGCTAAGAGCTGCATTGAATGGGAAGAGCAGGCCCCTGAGCAAATACTAAGGATGCACCGTGCCTTGGGAACATTG ATGCCCCTGCGAACACTATGGATGGGCAGTGTGGTAAAGCTCCTGGATCTTGCAGCAGTGGAGACATTGCCGGATTTTATTG GAAGGCTGGGTTGGAGCAAAGACCGTGATCCTTAA
- the LOC110089258 gene encoding methionyl-tRNA formyltransferase, mitochondrial isoform X1, which translates to MWSKEAWNSVGDRQPWIRLPWFPLDASATTRLAPGPAHAACSPRPQLCLRNRASALDVIAARRQRLREEEEAGGGAMRGWLWRVGRDGWRRAHGTAAAGELPRRRAGPPWRVLFFGTDDFSVETLRALQAAREPRPNALVDHLEVVTVQPQLPRGLPVKNYAEQSQLPVHFWPDVASCEHFDVGVVASFGHLLHEDLILKFPYGVLNVHPSCLPRWRGPAPIIHTVLHGDTVTGVTIMQIRPKRFDVGPIIKQETIPVPPNCTAKELESVLSKLGADMLIAVLEHLAESLRNKREQPKEGTTAAPKVTAAKSCIEWEEQAPEQILRMHRALGTLMPLRTLWMGSVVKLLDLAAVETLPDFIDRLRPENEILPGSVFYNKKSETLVIHCKEGWVGAKTVILKKKLTAVEFYNGYLHPWFQQNSKMPLRECRFQTLQMARTKNSFKSRVLHPHKAQQQLT; encoded by the exons ATGTGGAGCAAGGAGGCTTGGAACTCGGTGGGCGATCGGCAGCCATGGATACGGTTGCCATGGTTTCCACTTGACGCTTCGGCCACGACTCGTTTGGCTCCTGGCCCCGCCCACGCCGCCTGCTCTCCCCGCCCGCAACTGTGCCTTCGGAATCGGGCGAGCGCGCTTGACGTCATCGCCGCGCGACGCCAACgcctgagggaggaggaggaggcgggcggaGGGGCGATGAGGGGCTGGTTGTGGCGGGTCGGGCGGGACGGCTGGAGGCGGGCTCACGGGACGGCGGCGGCCGGGGAGCTTCCCAGGAGGCGAGCGGGGCCGCCCTGGAGGGTCCTTTTCTTCGGCACCGACGACTTCTCCGTAGAGACGCTCCGCGCCCTCCAGGCCGCTCG GGAGCCCAGACCGAATGCTCTTGTAGACCATCTGGAGGTGGTGACTGTACAGCCCCAGCTGCCAAGAGGACTGCCTGTCAAGAACTATGCAGAGCAGTCTCAACTCCCTGTCCACTTCTGGCCAGATGTTGCCTCGTGCGAGCACTTTGACGTCGGTGTGGTGGCATCAtttggccatcttctccatgaGGACCTCATCTTGAAGTTCCCATA TGGCGTATTGAATGTCCATCCCAGCTGTCTTCCGAGATGGCGTGGCCCCGCGCCAATCATCCACACAGTACTCCATGGAGATACAGTTACTGGGGTGACAATAATGCAGATTAGGCCAAAGAG GTTTGATGTAGGTCCCATAATTAAACAGGAAACCATTCCAGTTCCACCCAACTGCACGGCAAAAGAATTGGAGTCAGTGTTATCCAAACTGGGTGCAGACATG CTCATTGCTGTTCTAGAACACTTAGCCGAAAGTTTAAGGAACAAGAGAGAGCAGCCAAAGGAAGGAACAACAGCTG cTCCTAAAGTTACTGCTGCTAAGAGCTGCATTGAATGGGAAGAGCAGGCCCCTGAGCAAATACTAAGGATGCACCGTGCCTTGGGAACATTG ATGCCCCTGCGAACACTATGGATGGGCAGTGTGGTAAAGCTCCTGGATCTTGCAGCAGTGGAGACATTGCCGGATTTTATTG atAGGTTAAGACCTGAAAATGAGATTCTCCCAGGATCAGTGTTTTACAATAAGAAGTCAGAAACATTAGTGATCCATTGCAAG GAAGGCTGGGTTGGAGCAAAGACCGTGATCCTTAAGAAGAAGCTGACAGCTGTTGAATTCTACAATGGATATTTGCATCCCTGGTTTCAGCAGAATTCCAAAATGCCTCTCAGAGAGTGCAGGTTTCAGACACTCCAGATGGCCAGAACAAAAAACAGTTTCAAAAGCAGAGTATTGCATCCACACAAGGCACAGCAGCAATTGACTTGA
- the LOC110089258 gene encoding methionyl-tRNA formyltransferase, mitochondrial isoform X2 produces MWSKEAWNSVGDRQPWIRLPWFPLDASATTRLAPGPAHAACSPRPQLCLRNRASALDVIAARRQRLREEEEAGGGAMRGWLWRVGRDGWRRAHGTAAAGELPRRRAGPPWRVLFFGTDDFSVETLRALQAAREPRPNALVDHLEVVTVQPQLPRGLPVKNYAEQSQLPVHFWPDVASCEHFDVGVVASFGHLLHEDLILKFPYGVLNVHPSCLPRWRGPAPIIHTVLHGDTVTGVTIMQIRPKRFDVGPIIKQETIPVPPNCTAKELESVLSKLGADMLIAVLEHLAESLRNKREQPKEGTTADAPANTMDGQCGKAPGSCSSGDIAGFYWLRPENEILPGSVFYNKKSETLVIHCKEGWVGAKTVILKKKLTAVEFYNGYLHPWFQQNSKMPLRECRFQTLQMARTKNSFKSRVLHPHKAQQQLT; encoded by the exons ATGTGGAGCAAGGAGGCTTGGAACTCGGTGGGCGATCGGCAGCCATGGATACGGTTGCCATGGTTTCCACTTGACGCTTCGGCCACGACTCGTTTGGCTCCTGGCCCCGCCCACGCCGCCTGCTCTCCCCGCCCGCAACTGTGCCTTCGGAATCGGGCGAGCGCGCTTGACGTCATCGCCGCGCGACGCCAACgcctgagggaggaggaggaggcgggcggaGGGGCGATGAGGGGCTGGTTGTGGCGGGTCGGGCGGGACGGCTGGAGGCGGGCTCACGGGACGGCGGCGGCCGGGGAGCTTCCCAGGAGGCGAGCGGGGCCGCCCTGGAGGGTCCTTTTCTTCGGCACCGACGACTTCTCCGTAGAGACGCTCCGCGCCCTCCAGGCCGCTCG GGAGCCCAGACCGAATGCTCTTGTAGACCATCTGGAGGTGGTGACTGTACAGCCCCAGCTGCCAAGAGGACTGCCTGTCAAGAACTATGCAGAGCAGTCTCAACTCCCTGTCCACTTCTGGCCAGATGTTGCCTCGTGCGAGCACTTTGACGTCGGTGTGGTGGCATCAtttggccatcttctccatgaGGACCTCATCTTGAAGTTCCCATA TGGCGTATTGAATGTCCATCCCAGCTGTCTTCCGAGATGGCGTGGCCCCGCGCCAATCATCCACACAGTACTCCATGGAGATACAGTTACTGGGGTGACAATAATGCAGATTAGGCCAAAGAG GTTTGATGTAGGTCCCATAATTAAACAGGAAACCATTCCAGTTCCACCCAACTGCACGGCAAAAGAATTGGAGTCAGTGTTATCCAAACTGGGTGCAGACATG CTCATTGCTGTTCTAGAACACTTAGCCGAAAGTTTAAGGAACAAGAGAGAGCAGCCAAAGGAAGGAACAACAGCTG ATGCCCCTGCGAACACTATGGATGGGCAGTGTGGTAAAGCTCCTGGATCTTGCAGCAGTGGAGACATTGCCGGATTTTATTG GTTAAGACCTGAAAATGAGATTCTCCCAGGATCAGTGTTTTACAATAAGAAGTCAGAAACATTAGTGATCCATTGCAAG GAAGGCTGGGTTGGAGCAAAGACCGTGATCCTTAAGAAGAAGCTGACAGCTGTTGAATTCTACAATGGATATTTGCATCCCTGGTTTCAGCAGAATTCCAAAATGCCTCTCAGAGAGTGCAGGTTTCAGACACTCCAGATGGCCAGAACAAAAAACAGTTTCAAAAGCAGAGTATTGCATCCACACAAGGCACAGCAGCAATTGACTTGA